The following are from one region of the Geitlerinema sp. PCC 9228 genome:
- a CDS encoding DUF488 domain-containing protein: MTATINLFTIGFTKKTAQQFFESLKEAGVQRVIDTRLNNVSQLAGFTKKSDLPYFLKTIGHIDYVHILELAPTKEILDEYKKNKGEWQVYERSFLDLLNNRQIEQKLSPDLFNHACLLCSEAKPDCCHRRLVAEYLREKWGNIEICHL; this comes from the coding sequence ATGACCGCGACCATTAACTTATTCACCATTGGATTTACCAAAAAAACCGCCCAGCAATTCTTTGAAAGTCTCAAGGAAGCAGGGGTACAGCGAGTTATCGACACCCGTTTAAACAACGTTTCCCAGCTGGCCGGATTTACCAAAAAATCCGACTTGCCCTATTTTCTCAAAACCATTGGCCATATCGACTACGTTCATATTTTAGAACTCGCTCCCACCAAAGAGATTTTAGACGAATACAAAAAAAATAAAGGAGAGTGGCAAGTCTACGAACGGAGTTTTCTAGACCTTTTAAACAATCGTCAAATCGAACAAAAACTTTCTCCCGATCTTTTTAACCATGCTTGCTTGCTTTGCAGCGAAGCCAAGCCAGATTGCTGCCATCGCCGTTTGGTAGCGGAGTATTTGCGCGAAAAATGGGGAAATATTGAGATATGTCATCTGTGA
- a CDS encoding metal-binding protein, whose product MPSGRTHDRITLWSLPVLASITFVRTGSSSITLLVSGGFLFGGLMFGPDLDIRSRQYQRWGWGRWIWIPYQRSLRHRAFLSHGPIVGTLGRLLYFGVWLATIVLVAIFIWAIAWDIFGQTDSWQLSFQQVLTSSLQTIQRSLQQHPHQWLAVLVGLELGAMSHSLSDWSGSLYKRVQKKGWRSILPAKSPAAKKKRRSSKSPKSRQRIASKSNSRKNG is encoded by the coding sequence ATGCCTTCTGGTCGCACCCACGATCGCATTACCCTTTGGAGTTTGCCGGTTTTGGCAAGCATCACTTTTGTTCGTACTGGCAGCAGTAGTATCACCCTGTTGGTGTCGGGGGGATTTTTGTTTGGTGGTTTGATGTTTGGACCCGATTTGGATATTCGTTCCCGCCAGTACCAGCGTTGGGGATGGGGGCGTTGGATTTGGATTCCTTACCAGAGAAGTTTGCGCCATCGGGCTTTTTTATCCCACGGACCAATTGTGGGTACGTTGGGTCGTTTGCTGTATTTTGGAGTATGGTTGGCAACTATTGTACTGGTTGCTATTTTTATTTGGGCGATCGCGTGGGATATCTTCGGTCAAACCGATAGCTGGCAACTCTCATTCCAACAGGTGCTTACCTCTAGCCTACAAACCATCCAGCGATCGCTGCAACAACACCCCCACCAATGGTTGGCAGTTCTTGTGGGTCTCGAACTCGGTGCCATGAGCCATTCTCTCAGCGATTGGAGTGGTTCCCTGTACAAACGAGTGCAAAAAAAGGGATGGCGCAGCATTTTGCCGGCAAAATCTCCAGCGGCAAAAAAAAAGCGTCGTTCCTCCAAATCCCCAAAATCCCGCCAACGGATTGCCAGCAAATCCAACTCGCGTAAAAATGGTTGA
- the mreC gene encoding rod shape-determining protein MreC — MFAFIRWWERHWLAIALAIAALGATWVSRQTQSSLVFDLYALLSRPFQTDTEAAEQRLTNARIEELQARIVELQSQNQKLKQHLEYTQQNQIKREKMVPIVGRSPDNWWQQLVLGSGSQDGIKPGYVVVGPGGLVGRVTQVTNRTSRVLLLSDPESQVGVKISRSGYAGLIRGQGSQQVVMEFFDQMPDVKVGDVVTTSTYSVLYPAGLPVGTVKSISPNKSPAPEAVVELSVPLDHLEWVFVSPHEAVVEQPEQNPTRKEKPVPGEPKP; from the coding sequence ATGTTTGCTTTTATTCGCTGGTGGGAACGCCATTGGTTAGCGATCGCTTTAGCGATTGCTGCTTTGGGAGCTACCTGGGTTAGCCGCCAAACCCAATCTTCTCTAGTTTTCGATTTATATGCCTTGCTCAGCCGTCCTTTTCAAACCGATACAGAGGCAGCGGAGCAAAGGCTTACCAATGCTCGCATTGAAGAATTGCAAGCCCGCATCGTAGAGTTGCAAAGCCAAAATCAAAAACTCAAACAGCATCTAGAGTATACCCAGCAAAACCAAATCAAAAGGGAAAAAATGGTTCCCATTGTGGGACGCAGTCCGGATAATTGGTGGCAGCAGCTGGTTTTGGGTAGCGGCAGCCAAGACGGCATCAAACCCGGCTATGTGGTTGTTGGTCCTGGGGGATTGGTGGGTAGGGTGACCCAAGTCACCAATCGTACTTCGCGGGTTTTGCTCCTGAGCGATCCGGAGTCTCAAGTTGGCGTAAAAATCAGTCGCAGCGGCTATGCTGGCTTGATTCGCGGTCAGGGTTCCCAGCAGGTAGTGATGGAATTTTTCGACCAAATGCCGGATGTGAAAGTGGGGGATGTGGTGACTACATCTACCTATTCCGTTTTGTATCCGGCTGGTTTGCCGGTAGGAACGGTAAAATCTATCAGTCCGAATAAAAGTCCTGCCCCCGAAGCGGTGGTGGAACTGTCCGTTCCCCTCGACCATCTGGAGTGGGTCTTCGTTTCTCCCCACGAAGCAGTGGTGGAACAACCGGAACAAAATCCCACCCGCAAAGAGAAGCCAGTACCGGGAGAGCCAAAGCCTTGA
- a CDS encoding helix-turn-helix domain-containing protein, translating into MSHTDRTAQLRAFMEPAGIHSFRELSRQTGISEKQLRKLRRGEVYQVRLEVWWQLARGLQVSLIDLFQAFGIPTGASPGQPTQADLDALRQEYQYLQQQLQQQEVQIQQQMKQAALDILEPWMRNWPLAAYRVQQDPNFAASKLLKLVQPVEKLLQAWGVEAIASVGEQVSYDPTQHQLVAGELEPGQPAVVKRVGYRLNDQLLYRAEVVPAR; encoded by the coding sequence ATGTCACACACCGATCGTACCGCCCAACTGCGGGCGTTCATGGAACCAGCAGGCATTCACAGCTTCCGGGAATTGAGCCGGCAAACGGGGATTTCCGAAAAACAACTGCGGAAACTGCGACGGGGTGAAGTTTATCAAGTACGGCTGGAAGTTTGGTGGCAGTTGGCCCGAGGTTTGCAAGTTTCTCTGATAGACTTATTTCAAGCTTTTGGTATCCCTACAGGAGCGAGTCCCGGTCAACCCACGCAAGCGGATTTGGATGCCTTGCGACAGGAATACCAATATCTACAGCAACAACTGCAGCAGCAAGAAGTCCAAATCCAACAGCAAATGAAACAGGCGGCGTTGGATATTTTGGAACCTTGGATGCGGAACTGGCCCCTGGCTGCCTATCGAGTACAACAAGACCCCAATTTTGCCGCCAGCAAACTCCTGAAACTGGTACAACCGGTGGAAAAATTATTGCAAGCTTGGGGGGTAGAAGCGATCGCTTCTGTGGGAGAACAAGTGAGTTACGACCCCACCCAACACCAACTGGTGGCAGGGGAACTGGAACCCGGCCAACCAGCGGTGGTCAAACGAGTGGGATACCGCCTCAACGACCAACTGCTGTACCGTGCGGAAGTGGTGCCTGCCCGCTAG
- a CDS encoding DUF1350 family protein, with translation MEWKDIRGNWVLAPPQPNQPKGIIHFLGGAFIAAAPNETYKFLLEELAQAGYVVIATSFLISYDHRDIAQEIYTKYNLAMEELRRTNLLRRRYVPIYGIGHSLGCKMHLMLNSMFSVERDGNIFLAYNNYSAKKSIPNLDVLLDQISPFVESFIDLDLEFTPSPEATLELVRDRYRVKRNFLVKFQNDDIDETMRLKPILQEKFPHLFAIQMLPGNHLTPLGQNLQWPVSEEFSPLDALGQWVKQNLYKDFYRLRDEILLWLDPARSLTRS, from the coding sequence ATGGAATGGAAAGATATACGGGGGAATTGGGTGCTCGCACCACCTCAACCAAACCAACCCAAAGGCATTATCCATTTTTTAGGGGGAGCATTTATTGCTGCGGCTCCCAACGAAACCTATAAATTTCTGCTGGAAGAACTCGCCCAAGCTGGGTATGTGGTCATTGCCACGTCTTTTCTCATATCCTACGACCATCGCGATATTGCCCAAGAAATCTACACCAAATACAATCTCGCCATGGAAGAGTTGCGCCGAACCAACCTGCTACGCCGGCGTTACGTACCCATTTATGGCATTGGGCACAGCTTGGGGTGCAAGATGCACCTAATGCTGAATAGTATGTTTTCTGTGGAGCGAGATGGTAATATTTTCCTGGCCTACAACAACTACTCCGCCAAAAAATCGATTCCCAATCTCGATGTCTTGTTAGACCAAATTTCCCCCTTTGTAGAATCTTTTATTGACTTGGATTTGGAATTCACTCCTTCCCCAGAAGCCACCTTAGAGTTGGTCAGGGATCGGTATCGGGTCAAACGTAATTTCTTGGTAAAGTTTCAAAACGACGATATTGACGAAACTATGCGTTTGAAACCCATTTTGCAAGAGAAATTTCCCCATCTATTCGCCATTCAAATGCTACCGGGCAATCACTTAACCCCTCTGGGGCAAAACTTGCAATGGCCGGTGTCTGAGGAATTTTCCCCATTGGATGCCTTGGGACAGTGGGTCAAGCAAAATTTATATAAGGATTTTTATCGGTTGCGGGATGAAATCTTGTTGTGGTTGGACCCGGCGCGATCGCTCACGCGAAGCTAG
- a CDS encoding DUF488 domain-containing protein, giving the protein MELFTIGHSNHDIDKFISLLQQHQIDVVADVRSHPYSKFLPHFKKAALEKALTQAGISYLFLGKELGARPNHEECYVNGKAVYEKIAQTEEFRSGIARLLGDVNQNQPRISLMCAEQDPLTCHRAILVCQHLQKSQPDIDINHILKDGHLENHHHLEDRMLKKHGFTEFQGSSQPIQLSLFAPSQDSLPTKAECLEQAYRLQGDEIAYVEKDPTSHDRDH; this is encoded by the coding sequence ATGGAACTGTTTACCATTGGTCATTCCAACCACGACATAGACAAATTTATATCTTTACTGCAGCAGCATCAGATTGATGTCGTCGCCGACGTGCGTTCCCATCCATACAGCAAGTTTCTGCCCCACTTCAAAAAAGCCGCCTTAGAAAAAGCCTTAACCCAAGCCGGCATTTCCTATCTATTTTTAGGGAAAGAATTGGGAGCGAGACCCAACCACGAAGAATGTTACGTGAATGGAAAAGCCGTCTACGAAAAAATTGCCCAAACCGAAGAATTTCGCAGCGGTATTGCACGCCTTCTCGGGGATGTAAACCAAAACCAACCCAGAATTTCCCTCATGTGTGCCGAACAAGACCCACTCACGTGCCACCGTGCCATCTTGGTTTGCCAGCACTTGCAAAAATCCCAACCCGATATCGACATCAACCATATTTTAAAAGACGGTCATTTAGAAAATCACCACCATTTAGAAGACAGGATGCTGAAAAAGCATGGATTTACAGAATTCCAAGGCAGCAGCCAACCCATTCAGCTTTCCTTGTTTGCCCCATCCCAGGATTCCCTCCCAACAAAAGCAGAATGCTTGGAACAAGCCTATAGACTTCAAGGCGACGAAATTGCCTACGTAGAAAAAGACCCAACTTCCCATGACCGCGACCATTAA
- a CDS encoding rod shape-determining protein, which yields MGIDLGTANTLVYVSGKGIVLQEPSVVAIDQERRGVPLAVGEDAKKMLGRTPGNVVALRPLRDGVIADFDTAELMLKHFITRVNEGKKILALPRIVIGIPSGVTGVEKRAVMDAAFRAGAREVCVIDEPVAAAIGAGLPVAEPTGNMIIDIGGGTTEVAVLSLQGTVLSESVRVAGDELSEAIIQYMKKVHNLVIGERTAEEIKIEVGSAYPTDYDDEGSMDVRGLHLLSGLPRTVSVKAPEIRESMSEPLSVIVEAVKRTLERTPPELAADIIDRGIMLAGGGALLKGLDTLISHETGIVTHVAADPLSCVVLGTGRVLENSKQLERVFSASSRSM from the coding sequence ATAGGAATCGACCTGGGGACTGCCAATACCCTAGTATACGTATCTGGTAAAGGGATCGTCCTCCAAGAACCCTCCGTAGTAGCTATCGATCAAGAAAGAAGGGGGGTGCCCCTAGCAGTGGGGGAAGACGCCAAAAAAATGTTAGGCAGAACCCCAGGAAACGTCGTTGCCTTGCGTCCTTTACGCGATGGTGTCATTGCGGATTTTGACACCGCCGAACTGATGTTAAAACATTTCATCACCCGCGTAAACGAAGGCAAAAAAATTCTGGCCCTACCGAGGATTGTGATTGGCATTCCCAGTGGCGTAACCGGCGTGGAAAAACGAGCAGTAATGGATGCTGCTTTTCGAGCTGGTGCGCGGGAAGTTTGTGTCATCGACGAGCCAGTAGCCGCCGCTATTGGAGCTGGATTGCCAGTTGCCGAGCCTACAGGCAATATGATTATCGATATTGGCGGTGGTACGACGGAAGTCGCCGTTCTCAGCTTGCAGGGAACGGTGTTAAGCGAATCGGTGCGCGTTGCTGGTGACGAACTCAGCGAAGCCATCATTCAGTATATGAAAAAAGTACATAATTTGGTTATTGGCGAACGCACGGCAGAAGAAATCAAAATCGAGGTAGGTTCCGCCTATCCGACAGATTACGATGACGAAGGAAGTATGGACGTGCGAGGGTTGCATCTGCTGTCGGGATTGCCAAGAACCGTATCCGTTAAAGCACCAGAAATCCGGGAAAGCATGTCCGAACCGCTATCAGTGATTGTGGAAGCAGTTAAACGAACTTTGGAAAGAACGCCGCCAGAGTTGGCTGCTGATATTATCGATCGCGGGATTATGCTTGCCGGTGGCGGTGCGTTGCTCAAAGGATTGGATACGTTAATTAGCCACGAAACCGGAATTGTTACCCATGTCGCAGCGGATCCGTTAAGCTGTGTGGTATTGGGAACCGGTCGCGTGCTAGAAAATTCCAAGCAATTGGAGCGGGTATTTAGTGCTAGTTCCCGAAGTATGTAA
- a CDS encoding oxaloacetate decarboxylase has protein sequence MDLARQLRTLLERPEIIVLPGVYDCLGAKLVEQLGFEVVFTSGFGISASTLGMPDVGLLTATETLYSVDRIASTVNIPLVADLDTGYGNPVNVIRTVTDAIRSGVTGIILEDQQWPKKCGHFQGKQVISMEEHVEKIKAAAHARDDGDLVIIARTDARASEGLQAAIRRSQSYYEAGADVLFVEAPQSVEELQAIAAAFPDVPLFVNAIEGGKTPVLSSQQLQDMGFDIVVYPLAGLFAATQAMKSCFQHLKENGTTVGWENPLDFQEFEKLIDVPHYRELESKFAADEDNSEQE, from the coding sequence GTGCCAAACTGGTGGAACAACTGGGCTTTGAGGTGGTGTTTACCAGCGGCTTTGGCATTTCTGCTTCTACCTTGGGCATGCCGGATGTGGGGTTGCTGACCGCCACAGAGACATTATACAGCGTCGATCGCATTGCCAGCACCGTTAACATTCCTTTGGTTGCCGACCTGGATACTGGTTACGGCAATCCCGTCAATGTCATTCGCACGGTAACAGATGCCATACGTTCCGGTGTGACTGGCATTATCCTAGAGGACCAGCAATGGCCCAAAAAATGCGGTCATTTCCAAGGCAAACAAGTGATTTCCATGGAGGAACACGTGGAGAAAATTAAAGCTGCCGCACACGCACGCGACGATGGCGATTTGGTGATTATTGCTCGCACCGATGCCCGGGCTTCCGAGGGGTTGCAGGCAGCGATTCGACGCAGCCAATCTTACTACGAAGCCGGTGCCGATGTCTTGTTTGTGGAAGCTCCCCAATCTGTGGAAGAATTGCAAGCGATCGCAGCTGCTTTTCCCGACGTTCCCTTATTTGTCAATGCCATCGAAGGCGGCAAAACCCCGGTTTTATCCAGCCAACAGTTGCAAGATATGGGATTTGATATTGTCGTGTATCCCCTGGCGGGTTTGTTTGCTGCCACGCAAGCGATGAAAAGCTGTTTCCAGCATTTAAAAGAGAACGGAACCACAGTGGGTTGGGAAAATCCCTTAGATTTTCAAGAATTCGAGAAGCTCATCGATGTTCCCCACTATCGGGAGCTGGAAAGTAAGTTTGCTGCCGATGAAGATAACAGCGAGCAAGAATAG
- the mazG gene encoding nucleoside triphosphate pyrophosphohydrolase, with amino-acid sequence MSGTHPTDDSLDANLAAVRRLVQIVAELRHPETGCPWDLAQTAESLIPHVIEEAYETVDAIRSGDRDAMAEELGDLLLQVVLQAQVAKDNQEFSLTEVANTISEKLVRRHPHVFGDVQVNNVQEVRQNWEQIKAAEKGETNADNQKLSKKLSRYARTLPPLTGSMKISQKAATTGFEWDDANGIWEKFQEEVQEFQQALAQESSSRQQEELGDLLFVMVNLARWYGLDPSEALQDTNHRFVRRFSQVEALADKPMDSYSIEELEAFWQQAKQYLKSNQ; translated from the coding sequence ATGTCTGGCACCCATCCTACCGACGATTCCCTAGATGCAAACCTGGCTGCCGTACGGCGACTTGTGCAAATTGTGGCTGAATTGCGCCACCCCGAAACCGGTTGCCCTTGGGATTTGGCACAAACGGCAGAGTCTCTCATCCCCCATGTTATCGAAGAAGCCTACGAAACGGTTGATGCTATTCGCAGTGGCGATCGCGATGCCATGGCGGAAGAGTTAGGCGATTTGCTTTTACAAGTTGTATTGCAGGCACAAGTGGCAAAAGATAATCAAGAGTTTAGCCTAACCGAAGTTGCCAATACTATTAGCGAAAAGCTTGTGCGGCGACATCCCCATGTTTTTGGTGATGTACAAGTGAATAATGTTCAAGAGGTTCGCCAAAATTGGGAACAAATTAAAGCGGCAGAAAAAGGCGAAACCAACGCCGATAACCAAAAACTTAGCAAAAAACTGAGTCGCTACGCACGCACGTTACCGCCTTTGACAGGGAGTATGAAGATTTCCCAGAAAGCTGCTACTACGGGGTTTGAGTGGGATGATGCGAATGGTATTTGGGAGAAGTTCCAAGAAGAGGTGCAAGAGTTTCAACAGGCTTTGGCGCAAGAAAGCAGCAGCCGCCAGCAAGAGGAGTTGGGGGATTTGTTGTTTGTGATGGTGAACTTAGCGCGTTGGTATGGGTTGGATCCCAGCGAGGCTTTGCAGGATACCAACCATCGATTTGTACGGCGTTTTTCGCAAGTGGAAGCTTTGGCAGATAAGCCGATGGATTCTTATTCGATAGAAGAATTAGAGGCTTTTTGGCAACAAGCGAAACAATATTTGAAGTCGAACCAGTAA
- a CDS encoding single-stranded DNA-binding protein — MSLNSVTLVGRAGRDPEVRYFESGSVVCNLPLAVDRRRRNSDQPDWFDLEIWDRRAEVAANYVRKGKLIGIRGRLKFDHWQDRNTGAQRSKPVIRVDDLELLGSKRENEAAISDASGSGYEDEF, encoded by the coding sequence ATGAGCTTAAATAGTGTGACGCTGGTGGGTCGTGCCGGTCGCGATCCGGAGGTGAGATATTTTGAGTCGGGAAGCGTGGTTTGCAATCTGCCCCTAGCCGTCGATCGTCGCCGACGCAATAGCGACCAGCCGGATTGGTTCGATCTGGAAATTTGGGACCGCAGGGCGGAAGTAGCAGCGAATTACGTTCGCAAAGGTAAACTAATTGGCATTCGAGGTCGTTTGAAGTTCGACCACTGGCAAGACCGCAATACCGGTGCCCAACGCTCCAAACCAGTCATTCGGGTAGACGATTTGGAATTGTTGGGGTCCAAGCGAGAAAACGAAGCCGCCATCTCAGATGCTTCGGGGTCGGGTTACGAAGATGAGTTTTAG
- the mreD gene encoding rod shape-determining protein MreD has translation MRNKHFFPLWIRQLQNWAVTVGSVLVCLLLLPMRLPGMELLGIGPNWLAIWVVAWSANRKPYQGILAGLATGFLLDGMSRAEPTHAIGLALVGFLTASLKKSRYIQEDFISVALIVFGMVLVAETVMAVQFLFVGDRDLAVVWQNYQVIALASAVLSSLWAPVVYVPLQWFWQRYQS, from the coding sequence TTGAGGAATAAGCATTTTTTCCCTCTTTGGATTCGCCAGCTGCAAAATTGGGCAGTTACGGTGGGGTCGGTGTTGGTTTGCTTGCTGCTGCTGCCCATGCGGCTTCCTGGCATGGAGTTGTTGGGAATTGGTCCCAATTGGTTGGCGATTTGGGTGGTGGCTTGGAGTGCCAATCGCAAGCCCTATCAGGGGATTTTAGCCGGGTTGGCGACTGGTTTCTTGCTCGATGGCATGAGCCGTGCCGAACCCACCCATGCCATTGGTTTGGCGTTGGTGGGATTTCTCACGGCGAGTTTGAAAAAATCCCGCTACATCCAGGAGGATTTTATTTCGGTGGCGTTGATCGTGTTTGGCATGGTTTTGGTGGCGGAAACGGTGATGGCGGTGCAGTTTTTGTTTGTCGGCGATCGCGATTTGGCTGTGGTTTGGCAAAACTACCAAGTCATTGCCCTGGCGTCTGCCGTTTTGAGCAGTTTGTGGGCACCGGTGGTTTACGTTCCTTTACAATGGTTTTGGCAGCGCTACCAAAGTTAA
- the crcB gene encoding fluoride efflux transporter CrcB translates to MKFPFNLWQFLANLGQQPGIRAPLAIALGAIAGALTRYYFSMWLAKRLGSEFPYSTLVVNVTGCLVMGFFATLTLEKLVAVSTELRLLVAVGFLGSYTTFSTYSLDSLYLLRDRHPNVALLYLLGSAAVGIFSAYLGSLLARFWQ, encoded by the coding sequence TTGAAATTTCCGTTCAATTTGTGGCAATTTCTCGCTAATCTGGGACAGCAGCCAGGTATTCGGGCACCCCTGGCAATTGCTTTGGGTGCGATCGCGGGGGCTTTGACCCGTTACTATTTTAGTATGTGGCTGGCCAAACGGTTGGGGTCGGAGTTTCCCTATTCTACTTTGGTGGTGAATGTGACTGGCTGTTTGGTGATGGGTTTTTTTGCTACCCTCACTTTGGAAAAGTTGGTGGCGGTTTCCACGGAGTTGCGTTTGCTGGTGGCGGTGGGATTTTTGGGGTCTTATACCACGTTTTCTACTTATAGTTTGGATTCTTTGTATTTGCTGCGCGATCGCCACCCCAATGTTGCCCTCTTGTATTTATTGGGAAGTGCTGCTGTCGGTATTTTTAGTGCCTATTTGGGCTCGCTATTGGCTCGTTTTTGGCAATAA